The following are encoded in a window of Stigmatella erecta genomic DNA:
- a CDS encoding alpha/beta fold hydrolase: protein MPPSFEPHSLSAHGLALHVRQRHPEGSRAVLFLHGWLDHSRSFDWVLEHLPDTWRLILLDFRGMGRSAHVPHGGSYSFADYLLDVECTLDGLHLEKVHLVGHSLGGIVGAAYAAARPARVQSLTLIESLGPLGGPPEGALDRLRGFLEDAQRRPRRKHYASVEEAAARLRENNPTLTEAASLHLARYGTEPLEGGVVFRFDPLHRRRFGHGFDEAQWLAILGAITCPVQLLHGSHGLSFEDPQTRARLAALRSPPPLTLSGGHHVHMEQPEAVARALEHFIR from the coding sequence GTGCCCCCATCCTTCGAGCCCCACAGCCTGTCGGCCCACGGTCTGGCCCTGCACGTCCGCCAGCGCCACCCCGAGGGCTCACGCGCCGTGCTGTTCCTCCACGGCTGGTTGGACCACTCGCGCAGCTTCGACTGGGTGCTGGAGCACCTGCCGGACACCTGGCGGCTCATCCTCCTGGACTTCCGGGGCATGGGGCGCAGCGCCCACGTGCCGCATGGGGGCAGCTACTCCTTCGCCGACTACCTGCTCGACGTGGAGTGCACGCTCGACGGGCTGCACCTGGAGAAGGTCCACCTGGTGGGCCACTCGCTGGGCGGCATCGTCGGCGCCGCCTATGCCGCCGCGCGCCCCGCCCGCGTGCAGAGCCTCACCCTCATCGAGAGCCTGGGCCCCCTGGGCGGCCCGCCGGAGGGCGCGCTGGACCGGCTGCGCGGCTTCTTGGAGGATGCCCAGCGGCGCCCCCGCCGCAAGCACTACGCGAGCGTGGAGGAGGCCGCCGCGCGCCTGCGGGAGAACAACCCGACGCTCACCGAGGCCGCCTCGCTGCACCTGGCGCGCTACGGCACGGAGCCCTTGGAAGGGGGCGTCGTGTTCCGGTTTGATCCGCTGCACCGCCGGCGCTTCGGCCACGGCTTCGACGAGGCCCAGTGGCTCGCCATCCTGGGCGCCATCACCTGCCCGGTGCAGCTGCTCCACGGCAGCCACGGCCTGTCCTTCGAGGATCCGCAGACGCGCGCCCGCCTGGCCGCCCTGCGCTCGCCGCCCCCGCTCACCCTGTCCGGGGGCCACCAC